From one Octopus bimaculoides isolate UCB-OBI-ISO-001 chromosome 1, ASM119413v2, whole genome shotgun sequence genomic stretch:
- the LOC106871069 gene encoding LOW QUALITY PROTEIN: 60S acidic ribosomal protein P0 (The sequence of the model RefSeq protein was modified relative to this genomic sequence to represent the inferred CDS: deleted 1 base in 1 codon; substituted 2 bases at 2 genomic stop codons) codes for MVKEDKSTWKANYFIKIIQLLNEYPKCFIVKADNVGSRQMQTFRMSLRGHAVVLMGKNTMMRKAIRGHLEHNAALERLLSHIKNNVGFVFTLADIRDRLTNNKVKTPALVGAVSPCDVLIPAXNTALGPEKTSFFXALSIPTKISSGPIEILNDVRNIV; via the exons ATGGTCAAGGAAGATAAATCAACCTGGAAAGCCAACTATTTCATCAAGATCATTCAATTGCTTAATGAATATCCCAAATGCTTCATCGTCAAGGCAGACAATGTTGGCTCCAGGCAGATGCAGACCTTCAGAATGTCACTCAGGGGCCATGCAGTTGTCCTCATGGGTAAAAAT ACAATGATGAGGAAGGCCATAAGAGGTCATTTGGAGCACAATGCAGCCCTTGAAAGGTTACTGTCACACATTAAGAACAATGTTGGTTTTGTGTTCACTTTGGCTGATATCAGGGATAGATTGACGAATAACAAGGTAAAAACTCCTGCTCTTGTTGGTGCTGTTAGTCCTTGTGATGTGTTGATACCTGCTTAAAATACAGCTCTTGGTCCTGAAAAGACTTCTTTCTTCTAAGCTTTGTCTATCCCAACAAAAATTTCCAGTGGTCCTATTGAAATCTTGAATGATGTCCGTAACATAGTTTGA